A portion of the Sabethes cyaneus chromosome 3, idSabCyanKW18_F2, whole genome shotgun sequence genome contains these proteins:
- the LOC128743151 gene encoding cyclin-K, giving the protein MPNWYYEKKDLRNTPSIQDGIDFDTERRYRKEGARFIMQTGTTMGLGHNTVATGVVYFHRFYMFHSFKTFPRYVTACCCLFLAGKVEETPKKCKDIIKTARSLDLLTDQKFVSFGEDPKEEVMTLERILLQTIKFDLQVEHPYSFLVKYAKCLKGDSTKLQKMVQMAWNFVNDSLSTTVSLQWEPEIIAVALIYLASKLSKFTVLDWVGKQPEHLKWWDMFVQDVTMEILEDICHQVLDLYQQPNNESPPDSPPQLPPSKASPPAKRANISPIANKNSPTIGNTPVKTAPAVPPVVTEMEANPIPKHITTDNTQHSSFGNYPIYPIHQGPPPSGQLHVSGPSSSYNSSVPPPGPPQPTGGQSWQPFSHQHTNNYYPSGSGANRNNYYPQQ; this is encoded by the exons ATGCCAAACTGGTACTATGAAAAGAAGGACCTTCGTAATACACCGTCTATTCAAGATGGAATTGATTTTGACACGGAACGGCGCTACCGGAAAGAAGGTGCGCGATTTATTATGCAAACTGGAACAACCATGGGATTAGGGCATAATACTGTCGCAACCGGCGTTGTTTATTTTCATCGTTTCTACATGTTTCACTCATTTAAAACTTTTCCACGTTACGTTACGGCTTGCTGCTGTTTGTTTCTGGCCGGTAAAGTAGAGGAAACACCGAAAAAATGCAAGGACATTATAAAAACAGCTCGCTCACTTGACTTGCTTACGGATCAGAAATTTGTATCGTTTGGCGAAGATCCTAAAGAAGAAGTCATGACACTTGAACGAATCCTTCTGCAGACAATCAAATTTGATTTGCAAGTAGAACATCCTTATTCATTCCTTGTCAAATACGCTAAGTGTCTGAAAGGTGATAGCACTAAACTTCAAAAAATGGTTCAGATGGCTTGGAACTTCGTCAACGATTCATTGAGCACCACAGTATCCCTTCAGTGGGAACCGGAAATCATTGCTGTTGCACTTATATACTTGGCGAGTAAGTTGAGCAAATTCACCGTCTTAGATTGGGTTGGCAAGCAACCGGAACATTTGAAGTGGTGGGACATGTTTGTCCAAGACGTCACCATGGAAATACTGGAAGATATTTGTCACCAAGTATTAGACCTCTATCAACAGCCAAATAATGAAAGTCCACCCGACAGTCCACCGCAGTTACCTCCTAGCAAAGCATCACCACCCGCTAAGCGAGCCAATATTTCACCAATAGCGAATAAAAATTCGCCGACGATAGGAAACACTCCCGTGAAG ACGGCGCCTGCTGTACCTCCTGTGGTGACAGAGATGGAAGCCAATCCTATTCCAAAACATATCACGACGGATAATACCCAGCATAGTAGCTTCGGGAATTACCCTATTTATCCGATCCATCAAGGACCTCCACCATCGGGTCAATTGCATGTGAGTGGTCCCTCAAGTAGTTATAACTCAAGCGTTCCTCCTCCTGGTCCACCTCAACCAACTGGTGGTCAATCGTGGCAGCCTTTTTCTCACCAACATACAAACAACTACTACCCATCTGGTTCAGGCGCTAACAGAAATAATTATTATCCGCAACAATGA